A single genomic interval of Chryseobacterium paludis harbors:
- a CDS encoding lipocalin-like domain-containing protein, translating to MKFLIGFFFLMCIISCSNDDDNNNIVDNVSINGNWKPYKYEFRGKTYMVNDCGLKGQLLINADFTGVYERYDLSTSGNCTKFDSFAGKWGYDNLYSTLTLTYNEGGAVKTLKKEVESFSTTELRVYDNSKNLDNVPGNDEAVLIFIKQ from the coding sequence ATGAAATTTTTAATAGGATTCTTTTTTTTAATGTGCATTATTTCATGCTCCAATGATGACGATAATAACAATATTGTAGACAATGTAAGCATCAATGGAAATTGGAAACCCTATAAATATGAATTCAGGGGTAAAACTTATATGGTAAATGATTGTGGTCTCAAAGGTCAGCTATTGATCAATGCAGATTTTACTGGAGTTTATGAAAGATATGATCTTTCTACTTCAGGTAACTGTACTAAATTTGATTCCTTTGCTGGTAAATGGGGCTATGACAATCTATATAGTACTCTTACACTTACATATAATGAAGGTGGAGCAGTTAAAACTCTTAAAAAGGAGGTAGAGTCATTTTCCACTACTGAGCTTAGGGTATATGATAATTCTAAAAATTTAGATAATGTGCCTGGAAATGATGAAGCCGTTTTAATTTTTATAAAACAATAG
- a CDS encoding SusD/RagB family nutrient-binding outer membrane lipoprotein, giving the protein MKKIFLIIGVASLALTLNSCERDITSLNEDPKHPTEVPSGVLFASAEHALLDQVLNVNVNRNISRFFTQQWSETTYPDETNYNMTARPIPRNHYNRMMSSASATINSPGVLSALRDARRFLDGESVTPVQRNNSIAMIELVNAYAWANLVDTYGDIPYFGALKATAENPGNAEIPYDDAKVIYLDLVKRIDAALALINTSEIGYDKDLIYKGDMFKWKKMGNSLKFRLAIALADVEPVLAKTYAEAAYTGGLFTEKADNFGLQTFPSGLLSNPVYQDVIQSGRNDFLPSNILVNFMNTNNDPRRAVWFTTVANAYIGGVYGSQNVFNQYSHFTNVISGENAQGFLLDYAEIMFLRTEAAARGFAVGGTATTLYSQAIQASMTEYNVDPTQASAFIAAHPFDPINWKKSIGEQAWIAMFNKGFQAWNFTRRLDFPVFANPSGSLVEAVPVRMPYSDQEYLLNATNVKAAAAKIGGDKVSTKIFWDKF; this is encoded by the coding sequence ATGAAAAAAATATTTTTAATTATAGGTGTTGCTTCACTCGCATTAACTTTGAATTCATGTGAGAGGGATATTACTTCATTGAACGAAGATCCAAAACATCCAACAGAAGTTCCATCAGGAGTACTTTTTGCAAGTGCGGAACACGCATTGCTTGATCAGGTATTGAACGTTAATGTTAACAGAAACATAAGTCGATTTTTCACCCAGCAATGGTCGGAAACAACATATCCGGATGAGACAAATTATAATATGACTGCTCGTCCGATACCTAGAAATCATTACAACCGTATGATGTCGTCTGCTTCTGCTACAATAAACTCTCCGGGGGTTCTGTCAGCATTAAGAGATGCAAGAAGGTTTCTTGATGGAGAAAGTGTAACTCCGGTTCAAAGAAATAATAGCATCGCTATGATAGAATTAGTGAATGCTTACGCATGGGCTAATTTAGTAGATACTTATGGAGATATACCATATTTTGGAGCATTGAAAGCTACAGCGGAAAATCCTGGAAATGCTGAAATTCCTTATGATGATGCAAAGGTCATTTACCTTGATCTTGTTAAAAGGATTGATGCTGCTTTGGCATTGATTAATACTTCTGAAATAGGATATGATAAAGATTTAATTTACAAAGGAGATATGTTTAAATGGAAAAAGATGGGAAATTCTTTGAAGTTTAGACTCGCTATTGCTTTAGCAGATGTAGAACCCGTACTTGCCAAAACCTATGCTGAAGCGGCATATACAGGAGGGTTATTTACAGAGAAGGCTGATAATTTTGGACTACAGACATTTCCTTCAGGATTATTATCCAATCCGGTTTATCAAGACGTAATACAATCTGGTAGAAATGATTTCTTACCTTCAAATATTCTGGTAAATTTCATGAATACTAATAATGATCCAAGAAGAGCGGTTTGGTTTACTACTGTTGCTAATGCTTATATTGGTGGAGTGTACGGTAGCCAAAATGTATTTAACCAATATTCTCACTTTACAAATGTTATTTCAGGAGAGAATGCACAAGGATTTTTATTAGATTATGCTGAAATTATGTTTTTGAGAACTGAGGCTGCTGCTCGAGGTTTTGCTGTGGGTGGAACTGCTACTACCTTATATTCGCAGGCAATTCAAGCTTCCATGACGGAATATAATGTTGACCCAACTCAGGCTAGTGCATTTATAGCTGCACATCCATTTGATCCAATTAATTGGAAAAAGTCAATTGGTGAGCAGGCGTGGATAGCGATGTTTAATAAGGGCTTCCAAGCATGGAATTTTACAAGAAGACTGGATTTTCCTGTATTTGCAAATCCATCAGGATCATTAGTAGAAGCAGTGCCAGTAAGAATGCCTTATTCTGACCAGGAATATCTTTTAAATGCTACTAATGTAAAAGCTGCAGCTGCAAAAATTGGAGGCGATAAAGTGTCAACAAAAATCTTTTGGGACAAATTTTAA